TACTAAAATGCTCAGGTTGCCTTTCAAATGTCTGAGAAAATGCCGAGGGTTGCCTTTCaaatatttgagaaaaataatgCTTTCGGTGAGGGAAGTGTCTAGAACACAACGGTAGGGAGTGATGCGTGGAATTCATTCGCTCTTGCTTTAGGAACCAATGCAAACGTTTGAGGCGGCATGATTTTTAGCTTTTGAGAGGAATCGATTGTAATGATACGGGATGCATGTGTGGGAAAGGGATAATCGAACTCATGAAACGAGAAAGAAAATTAAGGGAGGAGGAAGGGTATTTTTGTTGGGCTGGGCAATTGGAGAGGGGGCGAAAGGGAGGGATTTTTTCCCTCCATCCCGAGGGCCAAATTTGAGTGAACTCCTCGGCTTGTTGAAGGGCATGTTTCACTTGtcgttctttttctttatgtttttcttttcctttagaaaaattctaaacataactctacacaccacatttttttttttatatatattcttaaacattttaaaaaaaatacaatatcatttaaaaatattttcttatttattacgtaaaaaaagaaaaaaaaaattggggagAATTCATTGGGACCCAACTCGGAGTGAGTTTAGCTTTTTCCAAACCATTATATGCTAAACGAATCATCACATAGTAACAGCTATTGAAAGTGCATGCAAATTAGCTGTAGTTGCTGTTGACATTGATACTCAGTCATGTTTCTCACTAATCCTCCTGCCCCCATCAACTTCAAAGTGAtgtttcttcaaatttaaagtgcttttaagttttaataattgCACCAACGTAAAagctatttgtttttcttcttaccTTGCTCGAAAAATGAACACAATCACAGCATAATACTCCAGCTAACAAATTCGATCTCCACACCCTTTTTGCGCAAAGCCCAATGATATTACTGCAAACAATCAATCCAAATACCAAAACTACCTAAATATTCAAATACTCaacttcaattatatatatatatatatatatataaacaatttaataCTACATgtttcggaaaaaaaaaaaaaaaaaaagagaaattattCTAATCAGTTATTATTCAAtaccatacaccacacattcgATGAAAAACACGTATATTCTATGAAAAGTACATCTATACCTTATAAAAAATCTGTAAGTATGGTGTAAAAGTAAATAATGGCTGATGcatattcatttctaaaagaaaaaatttacagatgcCATTCTTCTGTGTATATTCTATTACGACATAAATAATCAAGTGTTCTAAGATTTTTAAATCaataccttttttatttttattttattattacaccTAAAATCATTAAAAACAGCTTTACCTTACAAAGTTAGCTAGTCATGATTGGTTTTCACGAAACAAATGATTCGATTGCTTAACGTCATGTGAATTTATTACcccctttttttattattaaatatttaatattatctaaACAACTCACACGAACAATAAGAAATATTGAATaatgatataaaattataaatatctaaGTAagccaagttttatttttttttatttttttttaaaagatgattccattattaaaaaacttgtttttctttttgttgagatccattattttataaatggcTTGCGCAATATTTATGCATTTGGGGGTTGTCTTTAATGTTactcataaatattatatgttccattttatgtatttacttttttctcacTTCAACTACTTAAGAATATTGTAAACCCTTATTGGTTATGTTAGTTTAGACTAGTCCCTTTCATAATTATCTAATGTGGATTGCTAGAGACTcacaagaattttataaaaagatctcataaattaacatgttACTACCAGGTCCAGTTAaatttttttccctcctttCCAGCCTCAATCCCCACTCCCCTCCCCTTTCCTTCCCCGTCGCAAACCCACGCCCTTGTCCCCAGCAAAGATTCAATGCATTTGTTGGAGCTAGCCCCAAAAATCATCGCCGCGGTTCCCATTCCTCATCAATGACAAACAACAGacccccctttctctctctcatatctcttctattttcctttgtaattttttcaacaattaaatagattatgatttttcattcattttcctTTGTGGGATCCCATTATGTCCTCCAATATTTTCCTTATAATATAGGTTTTATCCACCACcccttgtattaaaataaatagttagATAATAACATAGAGCAAATGATCACTTATGTTAATTTAAGACACGCCtcgttataaaaaaataataataatatttgagaacAGCCTTATTTATGGATAACTACGGACAAAATAAAATTGTCTCTAATCCATTGCTTGGGTCCGACACTTGTCACTGACTATCCTAAaagtaagatttttgtagtGGGTAGAAGTTAAACAAGCTATGAAAATTGTCTACACGTGTATAGCTTGTATCGACTCATATAGGTCGGTCCAAAACCCCAGAAATTTAAATGGAAAATAACATAATctatatacattaataattaattaattttctaaagttcaaatttaaaattcatatcataaaaactttttgaataatTCTTCCCGGGAATATAGATGTCGGTGAGTTTACCACAGCATGAGCATGGTCCACTCCTACTCGGATTTCTGGTTGACTGCCCCAACCGGTTACGCTTTTTACAGCAAGTCACCGCAAAAGGAGGACCCATACACAGTCAGTGAAGACCGTCCGGCTAAATTCCTCACACGTGGCTGTCACGCCGACAGTGTTTGTCATCTACAGAAAATCTAATTTGATAGACAAATATTTgggaagtttaaaaaatacaaaaaattgatGTAACTTGTAACTTGATATGGAAACCTTATACTATAATCTCCACCTAATTaacatatgatttattatttttatcaggtGATTTAGATTTAGAGATGAGATATTAAATAGAAGATAAAAAGGtaataaaatactattaaaatattattattattttaaaattttaaaaagttgaattgaaaattaaaaaaattaaattttttattatattttatataaaaatttaaaaaaattataatgataatataagatgagacgctttctaaattcaaatggagcaggtttaaatataatcataaaaatgataaatcacacgTTAATTAGATAGAGGTATGTAGTGTAagtttttcttgtaatattgagttttgctacatacaagcacagttgtgcactaatttgtgcaccaatactgatttattcatacttaaaatttaaattaacacttttttcaataaaatctactttttgaccaattatatcacattggtacacagattagtatacaattatgcttgcaactatatttttcctttatttttataagaacttTATATAGATCTCGCACTTCTTGATTTTAAATACTGATTGGTGTAAtatcttatttctattttttttttttttgaagagaaCCTCAACTTTCATTCGTATAGATCAATTCTTACAAATTATGTCTTGTTCCAGACTATCAACTATATAATCTGGAACCTCTTCTAACCAAACTCTTTCCTCACCAAAATTCAAGGCAGCTTTGGCCAAATTATGTGcaacaatatttctttttctatagTCAAACTGTAAAAAGCAATCCTTCCTATTTGATAAAACATTTCTAATATCCTCAATTAAAGGACCTATATCAGACCAATCCTCTTCATTGTTCTTCACAGCTTCTATAATTGCCTTTGCATCACCCTCGAATATAACTTTCTGTACATTAAGATCGCTACATACCTGCAGTGCCTTCCATAATGCATAGCATTCTGCTGCCTCTGCTATCAGAATATTGCTTCTGCTGTCACAAACTGCTAGCAAAGGATCTGCATTCTCATCTCTCATGATCACCCCCATACCCATTCTCCTCCTCTTAAGATATGTGGAGGCGTCCCAGTTCACCTTGACAAACTCTGTTGAGGGCTTGATGCACCCTGCTCTACTACTTGGTCTGTGATCTTGCTGGTTTACTTCCCCTTGTCTTCTGTTGGCTCTTTTGAATTCCTCTACGGCCTCTGTTGCAGCTGAGACTAATCTTCTCGGGCATGTGAATTTGTTTTCAAACACAAAAGTATTCCTTCTAAGCCAAACTCTTTTAATCTACACAGCCACTTCCTCTAGCCTGTTTTTGTCTAAACCTTCTAATAGCTTTTTCCATAACTGCAGAAACTCCATTCCTTCCCTTTGCCACTTATGAACCCCATTCAAACTAACAGCCCAGACATCATTGGCTGCTTGACACTCCCAAAGCACATGTGTTACCGATTCTTCATCTCTAAGACATATGGGGCAAAAGGGATCCTTTGCTACCTTTTTCTTGTGCAGGTTCAGTCTGGTAGGCAGCAAGTTATTTGCTGTCTTTCATAGAAAAACCTTGACCACATTAGGCACCTCAAGTTCCCAAATTCCCTTCCACCTAGCATCGGTCTCCCTCTCCTCTGATGAttccccccctctctcttccTTCTATCTAACTGCAGAAAGTAAGCACtccttatttctattttattagcTATTATATAAAGTTGCATGAAATGTATTATTTCAGATTAAGAGGAGgagaaatgataaatataatcataaaaatgataaattacacGTTAATTAGATAGATGTATGTAGTGTAagtttttcttgtaatatttctcaattataaaatattttttattataaaatagatctaacatatcAAAACTCTATTAGagcttaaatttatttttgagttttgctacatacaaacacagttgtgcactaatctgtgcactaatactgatttattcatacttaaaatttaaattaatactttttttaataaaatctactttttgaccaatcatatcacattggtacacagattagtgcacaattatacttgcaactatatttttcctttatttttataagaacttTATACAGATCTCAcacttcttaattttaaatactgattggtgtaatatcttatttcttttttttttttttttgaagagaaCCTCAACTTTCATTCGTTTAGATCAATTCTTACAAATTATGTCTTATTCCATACTATCAACTATATAATTTGGAACTTCTTCTAACCAAACTCTTTCCTCACCAAAATTCAAGGCAGCTTTGGCCAAATTATGTGCAACAATATTTCTTTCTCTATAGTCAAACTGTAAAAACCAATCCTTCCTATTTGATAAAACATTTCTAATATCCTCAATTAAAGGACCTATATCAGACCAATCCTCTTCATTGTTCTTCACAGTTTCTATAATTGCCTTTGCATCACCCTCAAATATAACTTTCTGTACATTTAGATCGCTACATACCTGCAGTGCCTTCCATAATGCATAGCATTCTGCTGCCTCTACTGCCATAATATTGCTTCTGCTGTCACAAACTGCTAGCAAAGGATCTGCATTCTCATCTCTCATGATCACCCCAATACCCATTCTCCTCCTCTTAAGATCTATGGAGGCGTCCCAGTTCACCTTGACAAACTCTGCTGAGGGCTTGATGCACCCTACTCTACTACTTGGTCTGTGATCTTGCTGGTTTACTTCCCCTTGTCTTCTGTTGGCTCTTTTGAATTCCTCTAAGGCCTCTGTTGCAGCTGAGACTAATCTTCTCGGGCATGTGAATTTGTTTTCAAACACAAAAGTGTTCCTTCTAAGCCAAACTCTTCTGATCTGCACAGCCACTTCCTCTAGCCTGTTTTTGTCTAAACCTTCTAATAGCTTTTTCCATAACTGCAGAAACTCCATTCCTTCCCTTTGCCACTTATGAACCCCATTCAAACTAAGAGCCCAAACATCATTGGCTGCTTGACACTCCCAAAGCACATGTGTTACCAATTCTTTATCTCTAAGACATATGGGGCAAAAGGGATCATTTGTTACCTTTTTCTTATGCAGGTTCAGTCTGGTAGGCAGCAAGTTATTTGCTGCATTTCATAGAAAAATCTTGACCACATTAGGCACCTCAAGCTCCCAAATTCCCTTCCACCTAGCATCAGTCTCCCTCTCCTCTGATGATTTCCCCCCTCTCTCTTCCTTCTATCTAACTGTAGAAAGTAAGCACtccttatttctattttattagcTATTATATAAAGTCGCATGAAATGTATTATTTCAGATTAAGAATGGTCAGTTTAAGATAGAGTAATATTAGTCGAATGCTGTATATTATGAATTTTGAAACAGTTGGTTCAGTTAATTCGTGAAGTATAAATGATAATTGTCATAAGCATTAATTAATTCTGAGTAGTATGATGCTGAGCTGCACCACGCATTTTAGCCAACGGCCTTATGCTTTTGAAATTTTCCATGAAAACATTATGCCATAATTGCGTTGCTTTTTATCAAATCGAGAcaatgattttgatataatacAAGAACATGATGAACATCACTCTCTGGTTGATTGATTTAATCAATAATTATCATTACCTTTTGTTCTTTAATCATATCGTGGGTCGACTTattcataatttaaatatatatatatatattttaaccacAAATTCATTATCcagaaataaatttataaattaatatattttaataaaataccattaaattataaaattatttttattataaaataaatctaacagatGACATGAAATTAcgtcagtttgtgaatttacttttatataatatttttatgtttattataaTTCTCTTTTTCGTTTATAACacccatctattttttttttctgcatgaCGAGTTACCATATCAAAGGAAGAGACTTTAATTAGTTTGATAactttgatcaatcacattgttttatttttgttaaattctTAAGCTGGtagaaaatcataaaattaattacttaattCACCGAATAATTTCTTTAATACCATCCCAAAAGATTTAACTTGATGGAAACCACaaactttaatatttaattatcttttaagactttaaaaataatttaaagagtaTTACACTATCACGTAGTGTCACGTGATttgttaaaattaattatattcaaaccaaaagagcgtacaaaaatataaaaagaagaagacagaAATTCTAGATTCTCTCTACTctttttatgtttgtgtttttaagttttttttttttttaatttttaatgaacCAGGTGACGGTGATGTCACATCAATAGAGTCATCTGAGTGGTAAGTTTCAGATGACCAAATATCATTGttctaatttaaaatacaacatCAACTATTGCACCAATTTTAAACTACTAATTACTATACTAATTAATCAGTCTATTGAAATTGTCACAAGCGTTCTTACAAGTTACAATTCAATAGTCTATTCATATGAGAATCTAATATGATGGGTTCCTTACTCAGATACTATTAGATCCGAAGCCACAATAGATTAAGAGCTAAGCAATGTAAAATGGTTGCAGTTTCACCAAACACAAACTTATCATTATAGTCATGCATTTGCTCTAACAAATCCTTTCTCATCCATATCCACCGCTCAAACGCTTTTCTCTTCTGATTTGCTGCTCAGAACGAGGTCTGTCATCATAGTTTCTTGAACACAGACGTCTTGGATGTTGAAATCTTAACCAAAACTCCCCAACTTAAACCTCAATCAAATCGATCGGTGCATGAAGACACTGATGATCTGTTTACGTGATAGATTACGGAAACTCTGCCACATAGCATTAATGGAGACAACTTGGCAGGTCCTGGTCCTCTTCCAATACCCAAAAATTAGTTAGAGAAGCTTCTAAGATATAAACTATGTCCCCTGCTGCATCACCTAATTTTTGACAGCAACAAATAATGACCATTATTTTACACCATTAATGTCTAATCCTCAGATCCAAGGTACCTTTATATGAAAGACTCATGGGCATTTGGGCCTCTGCTTTCGTTTACATGTATTCACTAGTTTGTCTCTTCATCTAGCTAGGTAACCTTTTTTGAAAATCGTAGGCATTTGAACCACTGTTTAGTTTAAATTGGTCAGTCTTTGGGATAATGGTTGGAGTTGAAACCAATGGCCTTCTATTTATTGCCAAGTGCAGCACCCAGTTCAAAATTCTGTGTGATGAATTAGggaattttatttgatttgccAATGCTAAATGTAAATCCCAGAAAGCGATGCCACAGTTCAAGCTGTTTTTCCATATTTAGCACAGAAAAAACGTATAGGAACCGTGGTCTGTTGCAGAAATCACGCTTGTGTAAGACAAAAAGGTGAGAGAGAGTTCCACATTCTCATGTGGAAGTCACATGCATCAGAGACATCTTGGACAAAGCCAAGGCTTTTGAAAGTAAATACATAGCAGTGAGAGAGAGCACACTTAGCAGTGAGAGAGAGCACACTTTTCCCTATTCCCTCCACTCCTAAAAAGCTCTTTAGGAGGGAAGGGGACAATGGAGGAAGGGATTAAGAAAGAGCAACGCCATTGCACTCAAGCTCCAAAAATTCTCAGATTTGCACATAGCTGGTGCCTTCTACTCTCCCTCTTTGCCATTTCAGCCGGAGCTCGAGCTTTCGATTATGCAGATGCACTCAGAAAGAGTCTGCTCTACTTCGAATCTCAACGCTCTGGCCGGCTACCGTACAACCAAAGGGTCACTTGGCgtgatcattctggactcactGATGGCCTGGAACAAGGAGTAAGTCCAAATTCTCAAACCCCCATCTGCCCACCACTGTTGCATACTATTTCTTGTTAAGTGTTCTgtggtttatttttgtgcaggTGGACTTGGTGGGTGGATATTATGATGCTGGTGACCATGTAAAGTTTGGGCTGCCGATGGCATTCACCGTGACAATGCTCTCGTGGGGAGCCATAGAATTCCAGAAACAAATTGCAGTTGCCGGAGAATTGGAGCATGCCATGGAAGCCATTAAGTGGGGCACAGATTACTTCATAAAAGCACACACCAGTCCAAATGTATTATGGGCAGAGGTACAGATTAATACATTGGTCTCATCCCATATAATTGTATTATCTCCAGAATGCATTATTTGAGTTAAAAGTTGTTTCAAATTCAAACCATATCTCACATGCAGGTGGGCGATGGCGACACCGACCACTATTGCTGGCAGCGGCCGGAGGACATGACGACCTCGCGTCAAGCCTACAAGATCGACGAGAACAATCCTGGGTCGGATCTAGCCGGAGAGACGGCCGCAGCCATGGCAGCTGCATCAATAGTGTTCAAGAGAACAAATCCACATTACTCGCACCTACTCCTTCACCATGCCCAGCAGGTACATTAAAATCTTTGTTTGTTCTTCGAACAAACCCACGAAAGTGATACTGTTTTTTAAGGGTCTAGTCTACTCAAAGTGGGACAATTAGCACAGGGATTATGCGAAATTATTATATGTTTTGTGTTTGGTAGTTGTTTGAGTTTGGAGACAAGTATAGAGAAAAGTACGATGTGAGCGTGGGGGTAGTGAAGAGCTACTATGCGTCGGTGAGTGGGTACAAGGATGAGTTGTTGTGGGCAGCTCTGTGGCTGTACAAAGCCACCGACAATGAAGAGTATTTGCAGTATGTTGTGGACAAAGCTGATACCTTTGGCGGTATTGGATGGGCCATTACAGAGTTCAGCTGGGACGTGAAGTATGCTGGCCTCCAAGTTATTGCATCAAAGGTAAATTACCCAACTCTTCCTCCAAATgggtcttcttttttttaattattattaacaaattaagaatagtatttttcattttaaattttatcatcatcatcagtaaaatttattatctaaCATATTCTAAGTCATACaaaatatgtcacatcaatAAATATGAATGCGAATAACAAAATCTAATAACAAACAAAAGCATTACTTGTTTTAtaaacatcttatctcattgCAAAAAAGACATGAAATGGAATAGAATTGGGTGTAATGCCTCGTTTAGTTATATAGAtgagattaaataaaatgagataaaagttaaaagttaaataaaatattattataatataaatttttaatattatttttattttaaaaattaaaaaatttgaattatttattatattttatgtgaaagtttaaaaaaattataatgacgaGAAGAGATTgtctcaacaaccaaacagaCCTGTACTCTGCTTTTGGGGATTTTGCTTTATCCTATATTCAAAATGGAATAATGATTTTATAAGTTTAAATCACACTTTTTTGTTAATTACTTTATAGAGGTCGCAAATGAAGTAAAGCCCTAATTAAGGTACCATGAATAGGGGAAAACTTAGAACAGGGAAAAAGGTAAAAGGCTCTCTGGagcataaaaatgataaaagcaTGTGAAGGTGATGCTTTGCATTTGCAGTACTTTTTGTGTACGTGGCTACCGAGTCCAATCAATGCCAGTTACAAAATGGTTGTAAAAGCTACAAATGTGCACCGAACAAGTTAGCCTGTTCCATAATGCTATCATACAAATGGAGGACA
The genomic region above belongs to Carya illinoinensis cultivar Pawnee chromosome 4, C.illinoinensisPawnee_v1, whole genome shotgun sequence and contains:
- the LOC122308507 gene encoding endoglucanase 11-like translates to MEEGIKKEQRHCTQAPKILRFAHSWCLLLSLFAISAGARAFDYADALRKSLLYFESQRSGRLPYNQRVTWRDHSGLTDGLEQGVDLVGGYYDAGDHVKFGLPMAFTVTMLSWGAIEFQKQIAVAGELEHAMEAIKWGTDYFIKAHTSPNVLWAEVGDGDTDHYCWQRPEDMTTSRQAYKIDENNPGSDLAGETAAAMAAASIVFKRTNPHYSHLLLHHAQQLFEFGDKYREKYDVSVGVVKSYYASVSGYKDELLWAALWLYKATDNEEYLQYVVDKADTFGGIGWAITEFSWDVKYAGLQVIASKLLMEEKHKEHAHILEQYRSKAEYYMCACLGLNENNGSNVERTPGGLLYIRQWNNMQYVSTAAFLLTVYSDYLQNSNQNLKCDGKMVGHEEVLNFAKSQIDYILGSNPMNMSYLVGYGSNYTTRVHHRGASIVSYREHKGFIGCTQGYDHWFSRQEPNSNVLVGALVGGPDSQDVFVDDRQNYVQTEACTYNTAPLVGVLAKLLHLEDLSLDQNHSSPLVASY